One genomic segment of Mesoterricola silvestris includes these proteins:
- a CDS encoding M56 family metallopeptidase: protein MTTASLAPWLQAFAWALVHFLWEGALLGCAAFLALRFARRPGTRYLVACMGLVAMVLAFLATLFLAVPEATVIQAPAAFSGTLTVLPPDLRERLYAQLPRILLAWSAGSAVLALRLGAGLLWLYGPCLRGATAPPEALEACLDRLRQAFAHDRPVRLRVSDLVDSPLVLGFWRAVILVPTAALLSLPEATLEAVLAHELAHVRRRDFLVNFLQNLAEVVFFFHPAVWWLSREIRAEREHCCDDAAAVHCGGGLRFAQALADLEALRHGPTTQLAPSGHGGSLMHRIKRLLLPVLPAQTLTRPGLLALAAVAVLGGGVHWTPLEATPPAPPAPPVEAVQAPVPAPAPEAPAVALAALHAAPSVDLPAPRAALEVPPPPAVPAPAARVAEPRRDLPPPAPRPAFQGKGVFVPAHAGMVSIQGNANLNRSFSFEIPPHARIGLDVKSAGKIPRSTYHLEVVRQHGPRGFNERAFNNTSDRAVIVDVEVVPTRKFNDGPGLSLDPIEAGLFTIQVTRTWDPAGQDPRALAGPFPKGGLEALPELPNADLQVAYRPEKPVYPPAALAAKEEGTVKLRMAVGKDGNPLFVESQGGTPEFRAAAEAFVWRWVFFPPRIGGENRAVRVSVVVQFKMN from the coding sequence ATGACCACCGCCTCCCTCGCCCCCTGGCTCCAGGCCTTCGCGTGGGCCCTGGTGCACTTCCTCTGGGAGGGCGCCCTCCTGGGGTGCGCCGCGTTCCTGGCGCTGCGCTTCGCGCGCCGCCCCGGGACCCGGTACCTGGTGGCCTGCATGGGCCTCGTGGCCATGGTCCTGGCCTTCCTCGCCACCCTCTTCCTGGCGGTCCCGGAGGCCACGGTGATCCAGGCGCCCGCGGCCTTCTCCGGAACCCTCACCGTCCTGCCTCCGGATCTCCGGGAGCGGTTGTACGCGCAGCTGCCCCGGATCCTCCTGGCCTGGTCGGCCGGAAGCGCGGTCCTGGCCCTGCGCCTGGGGGCCGGACTCCTGTGGCTCTACGGCCCCTGCCTGCGCGGGGCCACGGCGCCCCCGGAAGCCCTGGAGGCGTGCCTGGACCGCCTCCGCCAGGCCTTCGCCCACGACCGCCCCGTGCGGCTCCGGGTGTCGGACCTGGTGGACTCCCCCCTGGTGCTGGGCTTCTGGCGGGCCGTCATCCTCGTTCCCACCGCGGCCCTCCTCTCCCTGCCGGAGGCCACCCTGGAAGCCGTCCTCGCCCACGAACTGGCCCACGTGAGGCGCCGTGACTTCCTGGTGAACTTCCTCCAGAACCTCGCCGAAGTCGTTTTCTTCTTCCACCCCGCCGTGTGGTGGCTCTCCCGCGAGATCCGCGCGGAGCGGGAGCACTGCTGCGACGACGCCGCCGCGGTCCACTGCGGCGGGGGCCTGCGCTTCGCCCAGGCCCTGGCCGACCTGGAAGCCCTGCGCCACGGACCCACCACCCAACTGGCCCCTTCGGGCCACGGAGGCTCCCTCATGCACCGCATCAAACGCCTGCTCCTGCCCGTGCTCCCCGCCCAGACCCTCACCCGGCCCGGCCTCCTGGCCCTGGCCGCCGTCGCCGTCCTGGGGGGCGGTGTGCACTGGACGCCCCTGGAGGCCACCCCCCCCGCGCCCCCCGCGCCGCCCGTGGAGGCCGTTCAGGCCCCGGTCCCGGCCCCCGCTCCGGAGGCTCCCGCCGTGGCCCTGGCGGCCCTCCACGCCGCCCCTTCCGTGGACCTGCCCGCGCCCCGGGCGGCCCTGGAAGTCCCGCCCCCGCCCGCCGTTCCCGCCCCCGCGGCGAGGGTGGCGGAGCCCCGCCGGGACCTGCCCCCGCCGGCCCCGCGCCCCGCCTTCCAAGGCAAGGGCGTGTTCGTCCCGGCCCACGCGGGGATGGTGTCCATCCAGGGCAACGCGAACCTGAACCGGTCCTTCTCCTTCGAGATCCCGCCCCACGCCCGCATCGGGCTGGACGTGAAGTCCGCCGGGAAGATCCCCCGCTCCACGTACCACCTGGAGGTGGTTCGCCAGCACGGCCCGCGCGGCTTCAATGAGCGCGCCTTCAACAACACGTCCGACCGCGCCGTCATCGTCGATGTGGAGGTCGTGCCCACCCGGAAGTTCAACGACGGACCCGGCCTGTCCCTGGATCCCATCGAGGCGGGCCTCTTCACGATCCAGGTGACCCGCACCTGGGATCCCGCCGGCCAGGACCCTCGGGCCCTGGCCGGGCCCTTCCCCAAGGGCGGCCTGGAGGCGCTGCCCGAGCTGCCCAACGCCGATCTCCAGGTGGCCTACCGCCCCGAGAAGCCCGTGTATCCCCCCGCCGCCCTCGCCGCCAAGGAGGAAGGCACCGTGAAACTGCGGATGGCGGTGGGAAAGGACGGCAACCCTCTTTTCGTGGAGAGCCAGGGCGGCACCCCGGAGTTCCGGGCGGCCGCGGAAGCCTTCGTGTGGCGCTGGGTGTTCTTCCCGCCCCGCATCGGGGGGGAGAACCGGGCCGTGCGGGTCTCCGTGGTCGTGCAATTCAAGATGAATTAA
- a CDS encoding (2Fe-2S) ferredoxin domain-containing protein → MPDAEGLPTLTICLGSSCFTRGNDAMLPRLQAFLKRKGLEGTVALRGARCEGRCQHGPNLRLGETFLDPATCLEDLEKAL, encoded by the coding sequence ATGCCTGATGCCGAAGGCCTGCCCACGCTCACCATCTGCCTGGGGAGCTCCTGCTTCACCCGGGGCAACGACGCGATGCTGCCCCGCCTCCAGGCCTTCCTCAAGCGCAAGGGGCTGGAGGGGACCGTGGCCCTGCGGGGCGCGCGGTGCGAAGGGCGCTGCCAGCACGGCCCGAACCTGCGCCTGGGGGAGACCTTCCTGGACCCGGCCACCTGCCTGGAGGACCTGGAGAAGGCGCTGTGA
- a CDS encoding redox-sensing transcriptional repressor Rex — protein sequence MAYGYKIGSLPLTTVQRLPSYLRVVREMRRLGREVVSSARLGELLGLEAVQVRKDFGFIGITGMPKMGYQVEELVLAIEHCLNWNQVRDAVLVGVGHLGMALLGYEGFRAHGLDICAAFDIDPSLAGLVVNGTPVWHMDQLESELRRLDARMAILTVSPDAAQDVALRLARAGIEGIWNFTGCPLDLPPDVIVQDQDIAIGLAVLSAKLSSRT from the coding sequence ATGGCATACGGGTACAAGATCGGGAGCCTCCCGCTCACCACCGTCCAGCGCCTCCCCAGCTACCTGCGCGTCGTGCGGGAGATGCGCCGGCTGGGCCGGGAGGTGGTGTCCAGCGCCCGCCTGGGCGAGCTGCTGGGGCTGGAGGCCGTGCAGGTGCGCAAGGACTTCGGCTTCATCGGCATCACCGGCATGCCCAAGATGGGCTACCAGGTGGAGGAGCTGGTCCTGGCCATCGAGCACTGCCTGAACTGGAACCAGGTGCGGGACGCGGTGCTGGTGGGCGTGGGGCACCTGGGCATGGCCCTCCTGGGCTACGAGGGCTTCCGGGCCCACGGGCTGGACATCTGCGCGGCCTTCGACATCGACCCGTCCCTGGCGGGGCTGGTGGTGAACGGCACCCCCGTGTGGCACATGGACCAGCTGGAATCCGAACTGCGCCGCCTCGACGCGCGCATGGCCATCCTCACCGTCTCCCCCGACGCCGCCCAGGACGTGGCCCTGCGCCTGGCCCGGGCGGGCATCGAAGGCATCTGGAATTTCACCGGGTGCCCGCTGGACCTGCCCCCGGACGTCATCGTCCAGGACCAGGACATCGCCATCGGCCTCGCCGTGCTTTCCGCCAAACTCTCCTCCCGGACCTAG
- a CDS encoding BlaI/MecI/CopY family transcriptional regulator, with translation MCPDPIRPSDGELAILSVLWRRGPSTVRDVHTELARERDLGYTTVLKLMQIMAEKGMVTRDASAMTHVYTAARDQEPTQAFLVQDLVRRAFAGSAKDLMVRALESHAASVSELDEIQRLLDAARRKAEAP, from the coding sequence ATGTGCCCCGATCCCATCCGTCCTTCGGACGGCGAGCTCGCCATTCTCAGCGTCCTCTGGCGCCGGGGCCCCTCCACCGTGCGGGACGTGCACACGGAACTGGCCCGGGAACGCGACCTGGGCTACACCACCGTCCTGAAGCTCATGCAGATCATGGCGGAAAAGGGCATGGTCACGAGGGACGCCTCGGCCATGACCCACGTCTACACCGCGGCCCGGGACCAGGAGCCCACCCAGGCCTTCCTGGTCCAGGACCTGGTCCGCCGCGCCTTCGCGGGCAGCGCCAAGGACCTCATGGTCCGGGCCCTGGAGTCCCACGCGGCCTCCGTGAGCGAACTTGACGAGATCCAGCGGCTGCTCGACGCGGCCCGCCGGAAGGCGGAGGCCCCATGA